The following proteins are co-located in the Toxotes jaculatrix isolate fToxJac2 chromosome 9, fToxJac2.pri, whole genome shotgun sequence genome:
- the LOC121186881 gene encoding C-X-C chemokine receptor type 5, translating into MAVTGTFKLSELGITSESWNENASYYDSQNFTDFTCEEKELGLETFYAVFQPVLYSLIFLLGMVGNGLMITVLLRRWHLLRITEIYLLHLALADLMFLLTLPFHVADSVTGWLFGEFLCKLMGLLKNLNLLCGSILLACIGFDRYLAIVHAIPSMRSRRPRTVHLTCIVLWLVCLGLSVPNTVFLAVAPDTANTSRLSCFYYDYEIHAHNWLLASRVLGHICFFLPLAVMSYCYAAVVVTLCNSQKSQAKQGAIRLALLVTLIFCFCWLPYNITSLIQTMIELDAISHEDCQSYVLQQAALVVTESLGFFHCCLNPFLYAFVGVQFRNELNRLLYELGCSPVCLSFIRVQGHSRPSISDGATNTSTVLM; encoded by the exons ATGGCTGTCACAGGCACTTTCAAACTTTCTGAG CTGGGAATCACCTCAGAGTCTTGGAATGAGAATGCTTCATACTACGACTCTCAGAACTTTACAGACTTCACCTGCGAAGAAAAGGAACTGGGCCTAGAGACCTTTTATGCCGTGTTCCAGCCTGTGCTTTACAGCTTGATCTTTCTTCTGGGCATGGTGGGGAATGGCCTGATGATAACAGTCCTCCTGAGACGCTGGCACCTCCTGCGCATCACTGAGATTTACCTACTGCACCTTGCCCTGGCTGACCTCATGTTCCTTTTAACGTTGCCTTTCCATGTGGCTGACAGCGTCACTGGTTGGCTGTTTGGGGAGTTTCTCTGCAAGCTGATGGGCCTGTTGAAAAATCTTAACCTCCTCTGTGGGAGTATCCTTCTAGCTTGTATTGGGTTTGATCGGTATTTGGCTATTGTTCATGCTATTCCTAGTATGCGAAGTCGACGCCCAAGAACAGTGCATCTAACGTGCATTGTACTGTGGCTGGTCTGTTTGGGTTTATCGGTACCCAATACTGTGTTTCTTGCTGTGGCACCtgacacagcaaacacatcTAGGCTCTCCTGTTTCTATTATGATTATGAAATCCATGCACACAATTGGCTTTTGGCCAGCAGAGTCTTAGGTCATATTTGCTTCTTCCTACCTCTGGCTGTCATGAGCTATTGCTACGCAGCAGTGGTAGTCACTTTGTGCAACAGTCAGAAAAGCCAAGCAAAGCAAGGAGCCATTCGACTGGCTTTACTTGTCACTCTCATCTTTTGCTTCTGTTGGCTCCCATATAATATCACCTCACTGATACAAACCATGATAGAACTGGATGCTATCTCTCATGAAGACTGCCAATCTTATGTCCTACAGCAAGCAGCCCTTGTTGTGACAGAAAGCTTGGGTTTCTTTCACTGTTGCCTGAACCCTTTCCTGTACGCCTTTGTTGGGGTGCAGTTTCGCAATGAGTTAAATCGGCTACTTTATGAGCTGGGCTGCagccctgtttgtctgtctttcatcAGAGTTCAGGGTCACAGCCGACCATCCATTTCTGATGGAGCAACAAACACCAGCACAGTCCTCATGTAA
- the bcl9l gene encoding B-cell CLL/lymphoma 9-like protein, translating into MHQDNKLANHGKQVTSDSRSLIPGVNQQAQQQQGGASHLVSKGVGVGSHGVKTNQISPGNSGLKAVSQSVSSVGGMLKTKSKRERSVSIDSGESRNAIPPALETDAKGESVMRSKRRCVLEKKQPYSGDEWCSGPDTEEDEDKPHTTTHRERGLAGSIQGLSDRMSAGPMSEPGGPVLGCGVGPVLKAEPSQSSQQVVYVFTTSLANSAAEAVMKGQTDSILLFHQQNVPRTKLEQGHPSGKLPNISEKVNSSTSPPTGTPKSQSGTPRPASVGVGGPLHPAGTPSSTGHSDNESSQTRSGAASSNNSIVTHRSEGGSTATPAVAGTGDGEGVGGMPLPVAAVSPSQSPSILSAHLQSDMGQRSGPGNTDGLSKEQLEHRERSLQTLRDIERLLLRSGASGGPGDTGGSNNNNATNNSTSNNNTDRSGILEDSDNGTNNSGNCSSGNMLSSALAPMGGMKKYEEPLQSIISQTQSLGGPALDSPQMDSHHNLPQHPHHQLSSPGVDMGPLLGPEGLTPEQMAWRKLQEEYYQEKRRQQEMQPPTHPQHFRMVTEMGMHGGPLMMRGPPPPYHSKPGDQQWGPGNMMGGSMGGNARMIDMHQEGPRGPRFLGQIQRGPPGGGGFPGSPGGVLSVEGLGPQRPTRPGMIWLDDIGGGGPFHGCYPSGPAQHLQCDPDHLLTREEMFRIMEKRQMQGLPRFELDRLAKQQQQENLASRIMDNPGGQDFSNLVMGRGPPSSRGDPMDFPSSREIVGSPGGGPQMRDLVDSPLGSNLTMNMNPQMNVQQQQQMMLSQKLRGGPAGGGPLGEMFSPGEMSRIRASQNGRGGNKGMIPGPDGPFQFPNQGSFSGGQMEGPYLQQSGPAMFGPDHQGPNQMGSTSRLSHMPMTGGLRVTDLGPRHPSDLSINVNPLTSPSVPPPHQLKSPSLNQEPSPLLPSPSAPGLKSPSQISSAGHHPPLPPASGAGTPSSSSMKSPQVMGSSNLGLHSPSASPGRLKSPAMAVGSPGWTSPKTALPSPGVPTSGKVAGNGGSSSTETGQSLPPRSSNSTPISQPGSMNPSMPFTSSPDAPPSQNPLSLIMSQMSKYAMPSSTPLYHDAIKTIATSDDEMLPDRPLLSGVSIGGNMGNPQASQILVSQGSIGPHSDPQSPMGIVSQGQQHLSHDASGPVLSSPNQMGMPAMNSAMMGGGAPDAMGPCNVSPISQNQMAGFPRMQPPSHGPMHSPIGGMSQNFSQSNEDILPPQQLHLLSKGHPHQRPSHPSDSFASLPMGEGPDLSEVIRPTHTGIPEFDLSRIIPSDKPSSTLQYFPKSDPHQNLHPGPPSQQPTPQQLLKQLSSSGPPHSSGPSSNPHLANLQNMMAEQQLPPHPSHGVIRQSMGIPQGGSRGMVSGGGMGPMCPPGHMIGRTGMVPQQQLQQQQAMMANSLLHHPSNPYPGMMSSQQHPQNLMAQQNIMMMQAKQRSMSVPGDPFGPQGPLMSPQGPMMAPPHPQSGMMGPQSLRQRGMSLDSPIGYGPGGMANMPF; encoded by the exons ATGCACCAAGACAATAAACTGGCCAATCATGGCAAACAGGTCACCAGTGACAGCCGATCCCTAATACCGGGTGTAAACCAGcaggctcagcagcagcagggaggtgCGAGCCACCTGGTTTCAAAGGGCGTAGGTGTGGGGAGCCATGGAGTCAAAACCAACCAGATATCCCCTGGCAACTCTGGGCTAAAGgctgtcagccaatcagtgaGCAGCGTCGGAGGTATGCTGAAAACCAAATCCAAGCGGGAGCGAAGTGTCTCCATCGACTCTGGTGAATCAAGAAATGCCATTCCTCCAGCCCTGGAGACAGATGCCAAAGGAG AGAGTGTTATGCGCAGTAAGCGGCGCTGTGTTCTGGAGAAGAAACAGCCATACAGTGGAGATGAGTGGTGCTCTGGACCtgacacagaggaggatgaagacaaGCCGCACACTACTACCCACC GAGAGCGTGGGCTGGCAGGTTCTATCCAGGGGCTTTCTGATCGCATGTCTGCAGGGCCCATGTCTGAACCTGGGGGTCCTGTCTTGGGCTGTGGAGTGGGACCAGTGTTGAAGGCAGAGCCATCTCAGTCTTCACAGCAAGTGGTGTATGTTTTCACAACCAGTCTAGCCAACAG TGCTGCAGAGGCAGTAATGAAAGGACAGACCGATTCCATTCTTCTGTTTCACCAGCAAAATGTTCCACGCACCAAGCTTGAGCAG GGCCACCCATCAGGGAAGCTTCCTAACATATCTGAGAAGGTAAACTCCAGCACCTCTCCACCCACAGGCACCCCTAAATCTCAAAGTGGAACTCCGCGGCCAGCCTCTGTAGGAGTTGGAGGCCCATTGCATCCTGCAGGCACACCGTCATCAACAGGACACTCCGATAATGAATCCTCTCAGACCAGATCAGGTGCAGCCTCCAGCAATAATAGCAttgtcacacacaggtcagaagGAGGGAGCACAGCCACACCTGCAGTCGCAGGAACTGGAGATGGGGAGGGTGTAGGGGGTATGCCccttcctgttgctgctgtttctccctCACAGAGTCCCTCCATCCTATCTGCACACTTACAGAGTGATATGGGCCAGAGGAGTGGCCCAGGGAACACAGATGGTCTTTCCAAAGAGCAGCTGGAGCATAGGGAGCGTTCTTTGCAGACGCTGAGGGACATTGAGAGACTGCTTCTGCGCAGTGGGGCAAGCGGAGGCCCTGGAGACACAGGAGGCTCCAACAACAATAATGCTACTAACAACTCCACCAGTAACAACAATACTGACAGGAGTGGTATTCTTGAGGACAGTGACAATGGTACTAATAACTCTGGAAATTGCAGTAGCGGTAATATGCTATCATCAGCCTTGGCTCCTATGGGAGGGATGAAGAAATATGAAGAACCCCTCCAGTCCATAATTTCTCAAACACAGTCCCTTGGTGGACCTGCCCTTGACAGCCCCCAAATGGACTCTCATCATAACCTACCGCAACACCCCCATCACCAGCTGTCTTCACCTGGGGTTGACATGGGTCCCTTACTTGGACCAGAAGGGCTGACGCCAGAGCAAATGGCGTGGAGGAAACTTCAAGAAGAATACTACCAAGAGAAGAGACGACAACAGGAAATGCAACCCCCCACACATCCCCAGCACTTTAGAATGGTGACTGAGATGGGCATGCATGGAGGTCCCTTGATGATGAGAGGACCCCCTCCTCCCTACCACAGCAAGCCAGGAGACCAGCAATGGGGTCCTGGCAATATGATGGGAGGAAGTATGGGTGGAAATGCACGAATGATAGACATGCACCAAGAGGGACCCCGTGGCCCAAGGTTCCTGGGACAGATACAGAGAGGGCCacctgggggaggggggtttcCTGGTAGTCCAGGGGGAGTTTTATCAGTGGAGGGTCTAGGACCCCAAAGGCCCACCAGGCCAGGGATGATTTGGCTAGATGACATAGGTGGGGGAGGTCCTTTTCATGGCTGCTACCCCAGTGGACCTGCTCAGCACTTACAGTGTGACCCAGATCATCTTTTAACACGTGAGGAAATGTTTCGTATCATGGAAAAACGGCAAATGCAGGGGCTTCCCAGGTTTGAACTTGATAGATTagcaaaacagcagcaacaagagAATCTGGCCTCAAGAATTATGGATAATCCTGGGGGCCAAGACTTTTCCAATTTGGTAATGGGCCGTGGTCCACCCTCTTCTAGAGGTGATCCTATGGACTTTCCTAGCTCACGGGAGATTGTGGGCTCTCCTGGAGGGGGTCCTCAGATGAGAGACTTGGTGGATTCTCCTCTGGGGAGCAACCTCACAATGAACATGAACCCACAGATGAACgttcagcaacaacagcagatgaTGCTATCCcagaagctcagaggaggtCCTGCAGGAGGGGGCCCTTTAGGTGAGATGTTTAGCCCCGGAGAGATGTCACGAATCAGGGCTTCACAgaatggaagaggaggaaataaaggAATGATCCCAGGACCCGATGGGCCCTTCCAGTTTCCTAATCAAGGTTCCTTCTCTGGAGGTCAGATGGAAGGGCCCTATCTTCAGCAATCTGGCCCTGCAATGTTTGGGCCTGACCATCAAGGTCCTAATCAAATGGGAAGTACATCGCGTCTGAGTCACATGCCAATGACTGGAGGACTAAGGGTAACAGACCTTGGTCCTAGGCACCCCTCTGACCTATCAATCAATGTTAACCCCCTGACTTCCCCTTCAgtgcctcctcctcatcagcttAAGTCTCCATCCCTCAACCAAGAGCCATCTCCTCTTCTACCCTCCCCCTCTGCTCCAGGACTGAAGTCACCCTCTCAGATCTCCTCTGCAGGGCAtcaccctcctcttcccccagcGTCTGGTGCTGGgactccttcctcttcttccatgAAGTCTCCCCAGGTAATGGGGTCTTCAAACCTTGGGTTGCACTCTCCGTCTGCCTCTCCTGGACGACTGAAGTCCCCAGCTATGGCTGTGGGCTCTCCTGGGTGGACGTCTCCTAAAACAGCACTTCCAAGTCCAGGTGTTCCAACCAGTGGGAAAGTAGCGGGTAATGGCGGAAGTAGTTCCACTGAAACAG GCCAGTCACTTCCCCCCAGGAGCTCCAACTCTACCCCCATAAGCCAGCCAGGCTCTATGAATCCGAGTATGCCATTTACTTCCTCTCCAGATGCCCCTCCATCTCAGAATCCTTTATCCCTTATCATGTCGCAGATGTCCAAGTATGCCATGCCCAGTTCTACTCCTCTCTACCATGATGCAATCAAAACAATTGCCACTTCCGATGATGAGATGCTGCCTGATCGGCCTCTTCTGTCTGGTGTTAGCATCGGAG GAAACATGGGGAACCCCCAGGCCTCCCAGATACTTGTCTCCCAAGGCTCCATTGGTCCACACAGTGATCCACAAAGCCCCATGGGTATTGTAAGCCAAGGTCAGCAGCACCTGTCCCATGACGCCTCAGGACCTGTGCTTTCTTCCCCAAACCAAATGGGCATGCCTGCCATGAATTCTGCCATGATGGGGGGAGGCGCACCTGACGCAATGGGACCCTGCAATGTTTCACCCATATCTCAGAACCAGATGGCTGGTTTTCCTCGCATGCAGCCACCATCGCATGGGCCCATGCATTCACCTATTGGAGGAATGTCACAGAATTTTTCCCAGTCTAATGAGGATATTCTGCCACCCCAGCAGTTACACCTGCTTAGTAAAGGTCATCCTCACCAACGCCCCTCTCACCCTTCAGACTCATTTGCCTCTCTGCCCATGGGGGAAGGCCCAGATCTAAGTGAAGTCATACGACCCACTCATACGGGGATCCCTGAATTTGATCTCTCCCGCATCATTCCTTCTGATAAGCCCAGTAGCACTCTTCAGTATTTCCCGAAGAGTGACCCTCATCAGAATCTACATCCGGGGCCACCATCCCAGCAACCTACTCCACAGCAGCTCCTCAAACAGCTGTCTTCTTCAGGCCCTCCACACAGCAGCGGCCCATCATCCAACCCCCACTTAGCAAACCTACAGAATATGATGGCTGAACAGCAGCTGCCACCTCACCCCTCACACGGTGTGATACGCCAAAGCATGGGTATTCCTCAAGGGGGCTCAAGAGGTATGGTTTCTGGTGGGGGCATGGGCCCCATGTGCCCCCCTGGACATATGATAGGAAGGACAGGCATGGTTCCCCAGCAGCAACTCCAGCAACAGCAAGCCATGATGGCCAACAGCCTTCTCCACCATCCTTCTAATCCATACCCTGGCATGATGTCCTCCCAGCAGCACCCACAAAATCTGATGGCACAGCAAAACATTATGATGATGCAGGCTAAGCAGCGAAGCATGTCAGTTCCAGGGGATCCCTTTGGCCCCCAGGGTCCTCTAATGTCCCCTCAGGGTCCCATGATGGCCCCTCCTCACCCACAGTCTGGTATGATGGGCCCCCAGTCTCTCAGACAGCGGGGAATGTCTCTGGACAGTCCCATTGGCTATGGCCCTGGAGGCATGGCCAATATGCCATTCTGA